In Mycobacterium gallinarum, a single window of DNA contains:
- the atpD gene encoding F0F1 ATP synthase subunit beta: MTATAEKTAGRVVRITGPVVDVEFPRGSVPQLFNALHAEITYKEMAKTLTLEVAQHLGDNLVRAISMQPTDGLVRGVEVTDTGASISVPVGDGVKGHVFNALGDCLDEPGYGKDFDHWSIHRKPPAFADLEPRTEMLETGLKVVDLLTPYVRGGKIALFGGAGVGKTVLIQEMINRIARNFGGTSVFAGVGERTREGNDLWVELADADVLKDTALVFGQMDEPPGTRMRVALSALTMAEFFRDEQGQDVLLFIDNIFRFTQAGSEVSTLLGRMPSAVGYQPTLADEMGELQERITSTRGKSITSMQAVYVPADDYTDPAPATTFAHLDATTELSRAVFSKGIFPAVDPLASSSTILDPAVVGDEHYRVAQEVIRILQRYKDLQDIIAILGIDELAEEDKQLVQRARRIERFLSQNMMAAEQFTGQPGSTVPLKETVEAFDKLSKGDFDHLPEQAFFLIGGLDDLAKKAESLGAKIDKGSSGGSSKKDDKKDEKKDAQADDSKSEDD; the protein is encoded by the coding sequence ATGACTGCTACCGCAGAAAAGACCGCAGGCCGAGTAGTCCGCATCACGGGTCCGGTTGTCGACGTGGAGTTCCCGCGCGGCTCGGTGCCCCAGTTGTTCAATGCGTTGCACGCCGAGATCACCTACAAGGAGATGGCGAAGACGCTGACGCTGGAGGTCGCACAGCACCTGGGGGACAACCTCGTGCGCGCCATCTCGATGCAGCCGACCGACGGCCTGGTGCGTGGTGTCGAGGTGACCGACACCGGCGCGTCGATCTCGGTGCCCGTCGGCGACGGCGTGAAGGGCCACGTGTTCAACGCACTTGGCGACTGCCTCGACGAGCCCGGCTACGGCAAGGACTTCGACCACTGGTCGATCCACCGCAAGCCGCCGGCCTTCGCCGACCTCGAGCCTCGCACCGAGATGCTGGAGACCGGCCTCAAGGTCGTCGACCTGCTGACCCCCTATGTGCGTGGCGGCAAGATCGCCCTGTTCGGTGGTGCCGGCGTGGGTAAGACGGTGCTCATCCAGGAGATGATCAACCGCATCGCCCGCAACTTCGGTGGTACCTCGGTGTTCGCCGGTGTCGGTGAGCGCACCCGTGAGGGCAACGACCTGTGGGTCGAGTTGGCGGACGCCGACGTGCTCAAGGACACCGCGCTGGTGTTCGGTCAGATGGACGAGCCGCCCGGCACCCGTATGAGGGTCGCGTTGTCGGCGCTGACCATGGCGGAGTTCTTCCGTGACGAGCAGGGCCAGGACGTGCTTCTGTTCATCGACAACATCTTCCGGTTCACCCAGGCCGGCTCCGAGGTGTCCACGCTGCTCGGCCGTATGCCTTCCGCCGTGGGTTACCAGCCCACGCTGGCCGACGAGATGGGCGAGCTGCAGGAGCGCATCACCTCTACCCGTGGCAAGTCCATCACCTCGATGCAGGCCGTGTACGTGCCCGCCGACGACTACACCGACCCGGCGCCCGCGACCACGTTCGCGCACCTCGATGCCACCACGGAGCTCTCGCGTGCGGTGTTCTCCAAGGGCATCTTCCCGGCGGTGGACCCGCTGGCGTCCAGCTCGACGATCCTCGACCCCGCGGTCGTGGGTGACGAGCACTACCGGGTTGCACAGGAAGTCATTCGAATCCTGCAGCGCTACAAGGATCTTCAGGACATCATCGCCATCCTCGGTATCGATGAACTCGCCGAAGAGGACAAGCAGCTGGTGCAGCGCGCTCGCCGTATCGAGCGCTTCCTGAGCCAGAACATGATGGCTGCCGAGCAGTTCACCGGCCAGCCTGGTTCGACGGTGCCGCTCAAGGAGACCGTCGAGGCCTTCGACAAGCTGTCAAAGGGCGACTTCGACCACTTGCCGGAGCAGGCGTTCTTCCTCATCGGCGGCCTGGACGATCTGGCGAAGAAGGCGGAAAGCCTCGGCGCCAAGATCGACAAGGGCAGCAGTGGCGGCTCGTCGAAGAAGGACGACAAGAAGGACGAGAAGAAGGACGCGCAGGCCGACGATTCCAAGAGCGAGGACGACTAG
- a CDS encoding F0F1 ATP synthase subunit gamma has product MAATLRELRGRIRSAGSIKKITKAQELIATSRIAKAQARVEAARPFSTEITSMLTELASASALDHPLLVQRENPKRAGVLVVSSDRGLCGAYNANVLRQSEELFSLLREEGKTPVLYTVGRKALGYFSFRQREVTESWTGFSERPTYEQAREIADTLVTAFMSGADDEGEDPGEDGILGVDELHIVFTEFKSMLSQSAAARRIAPMVVEYVEDETPEDGPHTLFSFEPDPETLFDALLPRYVATRVYAALLEAAASESASRRRAMKSATDNADDLIKDLTLMANRERQAQITQEISEIVGGANALADAK; this is encoded by the coding sequence ATGGCTGCAACACTGCGCGAGCTACGTGGGCGCATCCGTTCCGCCGGGTCGATCAAGAAGATCACCAAGGCCCAGGAACTGATCGCCACGTCGCGGATCGCCAAGGCGCAGGCCCGAGTCGAGGCCGCCCGGCCCTTCTCGACCGAGATCACCAGCATGCTCACCGAACTCGCCAGTGCCAGCGCGCTGGACCACCCGCTGCTGGTCCAGCGGGAGAACCCGAAGCGAGCCGGTGTGCTGGTGGTGTCGTCGGACCGCGGTCTGTGCGGTGCCTACAACGCCAACGTGCTGCGCCAGTCCGAGGAACTGTTCTCGCTGCTGCGCGAAGAGGGCAAGACGCCGGTGCTCTACACGGTCGGCCGGAAGGCGTTGGGCTACTTCAGCTTCCGCCAGCGTGAGGTGACCGAGTCCTGGACCGGCTTCTCCGAGCGGCCCACCTACGAGCAAGCGCGTGAGATCGCCGACACCCTGGTGACGGCGTTCATGTCCGGTGCCGACGACGAGGGTGAGGATCCCGGCGAGGACGGCATCCTCGGCGTCGACGAACTACACATCGTGTTCACCGAGTTCAAGTCGATGCTCTCGCAGAGTGCGGCAGCGCGACGCATCGCGCCGATGGTCGTCGAATACGTCGAGGACGAGACGCCGGAAGACGGTCCACACACGCTGTTTTCGTTCGAGCCGGACCCCGAGACGTTGTTCGACGCTCTGCTGCCGCGCTATGTCGCCACCCGTGTCTACGCCGCACTGTTGGAGGCCGCGGCTTCGGAATCGGCGTCCCGACGCCGCGCGATGAAGTCCGCCACCGATAACGCCGACGATCTGATCAAGGATCTGACCTTGATGGCCAACCGCGAACGTCAGGCGCAGATCACCCAGGAAATCAGCGAGATCGTCGGCGGCGCCAACGCGCTGGCCGACGCGAAATAA
- the atpA gene encoding F0F1 ATP synthase subunit alpha: MAELTISAADIEGAIEDYVSSFSADTEREEIGTVIDAGDGIAHVEGLPSVMTQELLEFPGGVLGVALNLDEHSVGAVILGDFEKIEEGQQVKRTGDVLSVPVGDAFLGRVINPLGEPIDGQGDIESDTRRALELQAPSVVQRQGVSEPLQTGIKAIDAMTPIGRGQRQLIIGDRKTGKTAVCVDTILNQREAWETGDPAQQVRCVYVAIGQKGTTIASVKRALEDGGAMEYTTIVAAPASDAAGFKWLAPYTGSAIGQHWMYDGKHVLIVFDDLSKQADAYRAISLLLRRPPGREAFPGDVFYLHSRLLERCAKLSDELGGGSMTGLPIIETKANDISAFIPTNVISITDGQCFLESDLFNQGVRPAINVGVSVSRVGGAAQIKAMKEVAGSLRLELSQYRELESFAAFASDLDAASKAQLDRGARLVELLKQPQYTPYPVENQVVSIFLGTGGHLDSVPIEDVARFEQEVLEHVKASHDDILKGIRETKKLSEEDEEKLSDVINEFKKGFSASDGSSVVVNEADAEAMDEEDVEKESVKVRKAGKK, translated from the coding sequence ATGGCAGAGTTGACCATCTCCGCTGCTGACATCGAAGGCGCCATCGAGGATTACGTATCCTCGTTTTCCGCCGACACCGAGCGGGAAGAGATCGGCACCGTCATCGATGCAGGTGACGGTATCGCCCACGTCGAGGGTCTGCCCTCCGTCATGACGCAGGAGCTTCTCGAGTTCCCCGGCGGCGTGCTCGGGGTGGCCCTGAACCTCGACGAGCACAGCGTCGGTGCCGTGATCCTCGGCGACTTCGAGAAGATCGAAGAGGGTCAGCAGGTCAAGCGCACCGGCGACGTTCTCTCGGTGCCGGTGGGTGACGCCTTCCTCGGGCGCGTCATCAACCCCCTCGGAGAGCCGATCGACGGACAGGGCGACATCGAGTCCGACACCCGTCGCGCGCTCGAGCTGCAGGCGCCGTCGGTGGTTCAGCGCCAGGGCGTCTCGGAGCCGCTGCAGACCGGCATCAAGGCCATCGACGCCATGACGCCGATCGGGCGCGGCCAGCGTCAGCTGATCATCGGCGACCGCAAGACCGGCAAGACCGCCGTCTGCGTCGACACCATCCTCAACCAGCGTGAGGCATGGGAGACCGGTGACCCCGCGCAGCAGGTGCGCTGCGTCTACGTCGCGATCGGCCAGAAGGGCACCACGATCGCCAGCGTGAAGCGCGCCCTCGAAGACGGTGGCGCGATGGAGTACACCACCATCGTCGCGGCGCCCGCTTCGGACGCGGCCGGCTTCAAATGGCTTGCGCCCTACACGGGTTCGGCCATCGGCCAGCACTGGATGTACGACGGCAAGCACGTGCTGATCGTGTTCGACGATCTGTCCAAGCAGGCCGACGCCTACCGCGCGATCTCGCTGCTGCTGCGCCGCCCGCCGGGTCGCGAGGCCTTCCCCGGCGACGTGTTCTACCTGCATTCGCGGCTCCTGGAGCGTTGCGCGAAGCTGTCCGATGAGCTGGGCGGCGGCTCGATGACCGGACTTCCGATCATCGAGACGAAGGCCAACGACATCTCGGCCTTCATCCCGACCAACGTCATCTCGATCACCGACGGCCAGTGCTTCCTCGAGTCCGACCTGTTCAACCAGGGTGTGCGTCCGGCCATCAACGTCGGTGTCTCGGTGTCCCGAGTCGGCGGCGCCGCTCAGATCAAGGCCATGAAAGAGGTCGCGGGCTCGCTGCGTCTCGAGCTGTCGCAGTATCGCGAACTCGAATCATTCGCCGCCTTCGCCTCCGATCTGGACGCGGCCTCGAAGGCGCAGCTTGACCGCGGCGCCAGGCTCGTGGAGCTGCTCAAACAGCCGCAGTACACGCCTTACCCCGTCGAGAACCAGGTGGTGTCGATCTTCCTCGGCACCGGTGGTCACCTGGATTCGGTTCCGATCGAAGACGTTGCGCGTTTCGAGCAGGAGGTGCTCGAGCACGTCAAGGCCTCCCACGACGACATCCTCAAGGGGATCCGGGAGACCAAGAAGCTCTCTGAGGAGGACGAGGAGAAGCTGTCGGACGTCATCAACGAGTTCAAGAAGGGCTTCTCGGCCAGCGATGGCAGTTCGGTCGTGGTGAACGAGGCCGACGCCGAGGCCATGGACGAAGAAGACGTCGAGAAGGAATCCGTCAAGGTCCGCAAGGCCGGTAAGAAGTAG
- a CDS encoding F0F1 ATP synthase subunit B/delta, translated as MSTFIGQLIGFAVIVFILMKWVVPLVRDMMHKQQDAIRAALEESAEAAKKLEDADAMHARALEDAKAQSEKVTEEARQDSERLAAQLQEQAGADAERIKVQGAQQIQLLRQQVIRQLRNGLGEGAVQKAADLVRDHVADPAAQAATVDRFLDELDGMSSSTAAIETGASARLRSASRQAMAALSEEFDNVAGRLREPGLKTLADELASVVTLLVTEPILNRHLAEPSDNPDAKVRLVDSLLSDKLDTHTLELLRTAVSQRWSTDADLLGGIEHIARLALLKLAEVNDEVDAVEDQLFRFGRVLDAEPHLTAVLSDYTAPVDGRVALLDKVLGGGDVNETAKALLAQTVTLLRGERADEAVIDLAELAVARRGEIVAHVTAAAELTDAQHNRLTEVLTRIYGHPVAVQLHVDPDVLGGLSITVGDEVIDGSIASRLAAAENQLPD; from the coding sequence ATGTCGACATTCATCGGCCAGCTGATCGGCTTCGCGGTCATCGTCTTCATTCTGATGAAGTGGGTCGTCCCGCTCGTGCGCGACATGATGCACAAGCAGCAGGACGCGATCCGCGCCGCTCTCGAGGAGAGCGCCGAGGCGGCGAAGAAACTCGAAGACGCCGACGCGATGCACGCCAGGGCACTTGAAGATGCCAAGGCTCAGTCGGAGAAGGTGACCGAGGAAGCGCGACAGGACTCCGAACGACTCGCGGCGCAGTTGCAGGAGCAGGCGGGCGCCGACGCCGAGCGGATCAAGGTTCAGGGCGCTCAGCAGATTCAGCTGCTACGTCAGCAGGTCATCCGACAGCTTCGCAACGGCCTCGGCGAGGGCGCGGTGCAAAAGGCTGCCGATCTGGTGCGTGATCACGTCGCTGATCCGGCCGCCCAGGCCGCGACCGTCGACCGTTTTCTCGACGAACTCGACGGCATGTCGTCGTCCACCGCGGCGATCGAGACCGGGGCGTCGGCCAGGTTGCGTTCGGCCAGCCGGCAGGCGATGGCGGCGTTGTCGGAGGAATTCGACAACGTGGCGGGCCGGTTGCGCGAACCGGGGCTGAAGACGTTGGCCGACGAATTGGCTTCGGTGGTCACGCTCCTCGTGACCGAGCCGATTCTGAACCGGCATCTCGCGGAGCCCAGCGACAACCCTGACGCCAAGGTCCGTCTCGTCGACAGCCTGCTTTCTGACAAGCTGGACACCCATACCCTGGAACTCCTGCGCACCGCGGTTTCGCAGCGGTGGTCGACCGACGCTGACCTGCTGGGCGGTATCGAGCACATCGCACGGTTGGCGCTGCTGAAACTCGCAGAGGTCAACGACGAAGTCGACGCCGTGGAGGATCAGCTCTTCCGGTTCGGCCGAGTGCTCGACGCCGAGCCGCATCTCACGGCTGTCCTGAGTGACTACACGGCGCCCGTTGACGGCCGAGTCGCCCTGCTGGACAAGGTGCTCGGAGGCGGCGACGTCAACGAGACAGCCAAGGCGCTGCTTGCGCAGACTGTGACGCTGTTGCGCGGCGAACGCGCCGACGAGGCCGTCATCGACCTGGCCGAACTGGCTGTTGCGCGGCGAGGCGAGATCGTCGCCCACGTGACAGCGGCGGCCGAACTCACCGATGCACAGCACAACCGGCTGACCGAGGTGCTCACCCGGATCTACGGGCACCCCGTGGCCGTGCAGTTACACGTCGATCCAGATGTGCTCGGCGGACTCTCGATCACCGTCGGCGATGAGGTGATCGACGGCTCGATCGCATCTCGCCTGGCGGCCGCCGAGAACCAGCTGCCGGATTGA
- a CDS encoding F0F1 ATP synthase subunit B, giving the protein MTELTTTILAAEEGGGQSNFLVPNGTFFAVLLIFLITLAVIWKWVVPPVGKVLAAREAMLAKTAADNRKSAEQLAAAQADYDEKMAGARSEASAIRDEARSAGRKVIEEKRAEASGEVADTLRDAEQTLSQQGAATQTELYSSVDGLSATLASKILGVDVKPGGSQ; this is encoded by the coding sequence ATGACCGAACTGACCACGACGATCCTCGCCGCGGAAGAAGGCGGGGGACAGAGCAACTTTCTGGTCCCCAACGGAACCTTCTTTGCCGTGCTGCTCATCTTCCTGATCACGCTCGCGGTGATCTGGAAATGGGTGGTGCCGCCGGTCGGCAAGGTGCTCGCCGCACGGGAAGCCATGCTGGCGAAGACGGCGGCCGACAACCGCAAGTCGGCTGAGCAGCTCGCGGCCGCACAGGCCGACTACGACGAAAAGATGGCCGGCGCGCGCAGTGAGGCGTCGGCCATCCGCGACGAGGCTCGTTCGGCCGGCCGGAAGGTCATCGAAGAGAAGCGTGCCGAGGCGAGCGGCGAGGTCGCGGACACCCTGCGAGACGCCGAGCAGACGCTGTCCCAGCAGGGTGCGGCAACGCAGACGGAGCTTTACTCGTCGGTCGATGGCCTGTCGGCCACGCTTGCCAGCAAGATTCTGGGCGTCGACGTGAAACCAGGTGGGAGCCAGTAA
- a CDS encoding F0F1 ATP synthase subunit C, whose translation MDPNALITAGALIGGGLIMGGGAIGAGIGDGIAGNALIAGIARQPEAQGRLFTPFFITVGLVEAAYFINLAFMALFVFATPGAS comes from the coding sequence ATGGATCCAAACGCCCTCATCACCGCTGGCGCTCTGATCGGCGGTGGATTGATCATGGGTGGCGGCGCCATCGGTGCCGGTATCGGTGACGGCATCGCGGGTAACGCGTTGATCGCCGGCATCGCCCGTCAGCCCGAGGCACAGGGCCGGCTGTTCACACCGTTCTTCATCACCGTCGGTCTGGTCGAGGCGGCCTACTTCATCAACCTGGCCTTCATGGCGCTGTTCGTCTTCGCCACGCCGGGTGCGTCGTAG
- the atpB gene encoding F0F1 ATP synthase subunit A, whose amino-acid sequence MNWATTGTSEIILAAEEGGGGAAIHVGHHTMVFELFGMTFNGDTIMATGITALIVIALAFVLRAKVTSTGVPGGVQLFWEALTIQMRNQIESAIGMKVAPFVLPLSIAIFVFILISNWLAVLPLQYGGADGAAAELYKPPASDINFVLALALFVFVCYHAAGFWRRGPLGHPIKVIKGHVALLAPINIVEELAKPISLALRLFGNIFAGGILVALIAMFPWYIQWAPNAIWKTFDLFVGLIQAFIFSLLTILYFSQSMELDDEHH is encoded by the coding sequence ATGAACTGGGCTACGACAGGGACGTCGGAGATCATTCTCGCGGCCGAGGAGGGCGGCGGTGGCGCCGCTATTCACGTCGGCCATCACACGATGGTGTTCGAGCTGTTCGGCATGACGTTCAACGGCGACACCATCATGGCGACCGGTATCACCGCGCTGATTGTCATCGCCCTTGCATTCGTGCTTCGCGCCAAGGTCACGTCGACCGGCGTTCCCGGTGGCGTGCAGCTGTTCTGGGAGGCGCTGACCATCCAGATGCGCAATCAGATCGAGAGCGCCATCGGCATGAAGGTGGCGCCCTTTGTCCTGCCGCTGTCCATCGCGATCTTCGTCTTCATCCTCATCTCCAACTGGCTGGCGGTGCTGCCGTTGCAGTACGGCGGAGCCGACGGCGCTGCGGCCGAGCTCTACAAGCCGCCCGCCTCAGACATCAACTTCGTGCTCGCGCTCGCCCTGTTCGTGTTCGTCTGCTATCACGCGGCCGGGTTCTGGCGCCGCGGCCCCCTCGGTCACCCGATCAAGGTGATCAAGGGTCACGTGGCGCTGCTGGCGCCCATCAACATCGTCGAGGAGCTCGCAAAGCCGATCTCGTTGGCACTGCGACTTTTCGGCAACATCTTCGCCGGCGGCATCCTGGTGGCGCTGATCGCAATGTTCCCGTGGTACATCCAGTGGGCGCCCAACGCGATCTGGAAGACCTTCGACCTCTTCGTCGGCCTCATCCAGGCGTTCATCTTCTCGCTGCTGACGATCCTGTACTTCAGCCAATCGATGGAGCTCGACGACGAGCATCACTGA
- a CDS encoding ATP synthase subunit I codes for MTTPGHDAPLVFPSVAFRPLRLLIVCVALTAIAVAAAWFTGHPFFGVFFGVGLGLGLLNALLVKRAVESITAEEHPLKKKMALNSAARLLVITAIALTIAFVFRTNGGLGVVFGLAIFQALLVMSTSIPVMKKIRSDGLDYVDTDSKG; via the coding sequence GTGACGACGCCAGGGCATGACGCGCCGTTGGTGTTTCCGTCGGTTGCATTCCGGCCATTGCGGCTGCTCATCGTCTGCGTGGCGCTCACCGCCATCGCCGTCGCCGCGGCCTGGTTCACCGGCCATCCGTTCTTCGGTGTTTTCTTCGGTGTCGGACTGGGTCTCGGTTTGCTCAACGCCCTCCTGGTGAAGCGGGCGGTCGAGTCGATCACCGCTGAGGAACACCCGCTGAAGAAGAAGATGGCGCTGAACTCGGCGGCGAGGTTGCTTGTGATCACCGCGATCGCGCTCACCATCGCCTTCGTCTTCAGAACCAACGGCGGGCTCGGGGTGGTGTTCGGACTTGCGATCTTCCAGGCGCTCCTGGTGATGAGCACCAGCATCCCGGTGATGAAGAAGATCCGAAGCGACGGTTTGGATTACGTGGACACGGATTCGAAGGGTTGA
- a CDS encoding glycosyltransferase family 4 protein: MAYGSSVVYAADSLLALSDRGAGVPLRELALVGLTAAIITYFATGWVRIIARRLGAVAYPRERDVHLQPTPRMGGLAMYVGVVCAVLLASQLPALTRGFVYSSGMPAVVVAGGLIMAIGLIDDRWGLDALTKFAGQITAASVLVTMGVAWSVLYIPGVGTIVLDQVSSILLTLALTVAIVNAMNFVDGLDGLAAGLGLITASAICIFSIGLLRDHGGDVLFYPPAVISVVLAGACLGFLPHNFHPAKIFMGDSGSMLIGLMLAAASTTAAGPISQTAYGARDVFALLSPFLLVVAVLFVPALDMLLAIVRRTRAGRSPFSPDKMHLHHRLLHIGHSHRRVVLLIYLWVGIIAVGAASTIFFDPRYTGAVMLAAILVAIVVTLIPLLRRRDGQPDEMYDKR, encoded by the coding sequence ATGGCATACGGTTCATCGGTGGTCTACGCGGCAGACAGTCTGCTGGCGCTCAGTGATCGCGGTGCAGGCGTCCCGCTTCGCGAGCTCGCGCTGGTCGGACTCACCGCAGCGATCATCACCTACTTCGCTACCGGATGGGTGCGCATCATCGCCCGCCGACTCGGCGCAGTGGCCTATCCGCGCGAACGGGACGTTCATCTGCAGCCGACGCCGCGGATGGGCGGGCTGGCGATGTACGTCGGCGTGGTCTGCGCCGTCCTGCTGGCGTCGCAGCTTCCGGCGCTCACCCGTGGGTTCGTGTACTCGTCGGGAATGCCCGCGGTCGTGGTCGCGGGCGGGCTCATCATGGCGATCGGTCTGATCGACGACAGATGGGGATTGGATGCACTGACGAAGTTCGCCGGCCAGATCACCGCGGCCAGTGTGCTTGTCACGATGGGCGTCGCGTGGAGCGTGCTCTACATCCCCGGTGTCGGCACCATCGTGCTCGACCAGGTGTCGTCGATCCTGCTGACGCTGGCGCTGACCGTCGCGATCGTCAACGCCATGAACTTCGTCGACGGGCTGGACGGCCTCGCCGCAGGCCTTGGGCTGATCACCGCATCGGCCATCTGCATCTTCTCGATCGGGCTGCTGCGCGATCACGGCGGCGATGTCCTGTTCTATCCGCCTGCCGTGATCTCGGTGGTGCTCGCCGGAGCATGCCTGGGGTTCCTGCCGCACAACTTCCATCCCGCCAAGATCTTCATGGGCGACTCGGGCTCGATGCTGATCGGCCTGATGCTGGCCGCGGCCTCGACCACGGCCGCGGGCCCGATATCGCAGACCGCATACGGCGCCCGCGACGTGTTCGCCTTGCTGTCGCCGTTCCTGTTGGTGGTCGCCGTGCTGTTCGTGCCCGCACTGGACATGCTGTTGGCGATCGTCCGGCGCACCCGCGCGGGTCGCAGCCCCTTCAGCCCGGACAAGATGCACCTGCACCACAGGCTGCTTCACATCGGTCATTCGCACCGGCGGGTGGTGTTGCTGATCTACTTGTGGGTGGGCATCATCGCGGTCGGCGCCGCGAGCACGATTTTCTTCGATCCGCGTTACACCGGCGCCGTCATGCTGGCGGCGATTCTGGTCGCGATCGTGGTGACTCTCATCCCGCTGTTGCGCCGCCGAGACGGTCAGCCAGACGAAATGTACGACAAAAGGTAG
- a CDS encoding L-threonylcarbamoyladenylate synthase, with protein sequence MTEMFDCLDEQTRAIGIASAVSAVKGGSLVVMPTDTVYGIGADAFDSEAVSALLSAKGRGRDMPVPVLVGSWHTIEGLVYSVPNTARELIRAFWPGALSLVVRQAPSLQWDLGDAHGTVMVRMPLHPVAIELLREVGPMAVSSANISGRPAAVTAKDARDQLGDLVEVYLDAGPSQQQAASTIVDLTGAHPRVLRQGPVTVDAVAKVLGVDAATLTD encoded by the coding sequence ATGACGGAGATGTTCGACTGCCTCGATGAGCAGACGCGGGCGATCGGTATCGCCTCGGCCGTCAGCGCGGTCAAGGGCGGCAGTCTGGTGGTGATGCCGACCGACACGGTTTACGGCATCGGCGCCGACGCCTTCGACAGCGAGGCCGTTTCGGCTCTGCTGTCGGCCAAGGGTCGCGGTCGAGACATGCCGGTTCCGGTGCTCGTCGGGTCCTGGCACACGATCGAGGGGCTGGTGTACTCCGTCCCGAACACCGCCCGCGAACTCATCCGCGCCTTCTGGCCGGGTGCCCTCAGTCTCGTGGTGCGGCAGGCGCCGTCGCTGCAATGGGACCTAGGCGACGCACACGGCACCGTCATGGTGCGCATGCCGCTGCACCCCGTGGCCATCGAGCTGCTGCGCGAAGTCGGGCCGATGGCGGTGTCGAGCGCGAACATCTCGGGTCGGCCCGCCGCCGTCACCGCGAAAGACGCGCGCGACCAACTCGGCGACCTCGTCGAGGTCTACCTCGACGCCGGACCGTCGCAGCAGCAGGCGGCGTCGACGATCGTGGACCTGACCGGTGCACATCCCCGGGTGCTACGCCAGGGGCCGGTCACCGTCGATGCGGTGGCGAAGGTGCTCGGCGTTGACGCGGCGACGTTGACGGACTGA
- the prmC gene encoding peptide chain release factor N(5)-glutamine methyltransferase, which translates to MTRPGRVPACANIRQAIDAAEAALARAGVGSPRADAELLAAFAAGVERGRLAFFAPESDFYETYDRLVAERVSRKPLQHIVGTAAFGPVTVQVGPGVFVPRPETEAMLEWSVAQQLSPNPVIVDLCTGSGALALALSKFWPAARIVAVDDSQSALEYAARNLAGAGVELLRSDVTEPGLLPELDDSVDLLVANPPYIPDGANLEPEVAEHDPPHALFGGPDGMGVIEAIADLAGRWLRAGGLCAVEHDDTTAAQTVEAFARTGRFDDITSRFDLTGRPRFVTAVRNR; encoded by the coding sequence ATGACCCGGCCCGGCCGGGTGCCAGCCTGCGCCAACATCCGCCAGGCGATCGATGCCGCCGAGGCGGCACTGGCGCGGGCGGGAGTCGGATCGCCACGGGCTGACGCGGAACTGCTTGCCGCATTCGCCGCCGGTGTGGAGCGCGGACGGTTGGCATTCTTCGCCCCCGAATCGGACTTCTACGAAACCTATGACCGACTCGTCGCCGAGCGCGTCAGCCGCAAGCCGCTTCAGCACATCGTCGGAACCGCAGCGTTCGGTCCGGTCACCGTCCAGGTCGGTCCCGGTGTGTTCGTACCGCGGCCAGAAACCGAAGCGATGCTGGAATGGTCTGTTGCACAACAGCTGTCGCCGAACCCGGTGATCGTCGATCTGTGCACCGGTAGCGGCGCGCTGGCGTTGGCCCTTTCGAAGTTCTGGCCCGCCGCCCGCATTGTCGCCGTCGACGACTCGCAGAGCGCACTCGAGTACGCGGCGCGCAATCTCGCAGGCGCCGGCGTCGAACTGCTGCGCTCCGACGTCACCGAACCGGGCCTGCTTCCCGAACTCGACGACTCAGTGGATCTGCTCGTCGCCAACCCGCCCTACATTCCCGACGGTGCGAATCTGGAACCCGAAGTCGCCGAACATGATCCACCGCACGCGCTGTTCGGCGGGCCGGACGGGATGGGTGTCATCGAAGCCATCGCCGACCTCGCCGGCCGATGGCTGCGCGCCGGCGGGCTCTGCGCCGTCGAGCACGACGACACCACTGCCGCGCAGACGGTCGAAGCGTTCGCCCGGACAGGGCGATTCGACGACATCACCAGTCGCTTCGACCTGACGGGTCGGCCCCGCTTCGTCACTGCGGTCCGGAACCGGTGA